CAATATGAATATGTGGGAAAGCTTCTCCATCTTTCAGTGAAATATTCCCTTTTAGAGATAGTATCTCCATAGGTTCATTAAAATCATGAGAAATATATTTTTTTTCACTCTGGTCGTAATACCCAATTTTAACTCTTGTTACAGCACCTATTCCGTTTACCAATCCAGCTTTTATAGAATTTTCTTTTAAAAACTTATTGAGTCCAGAGATGATTTCTTCTCCTTTAAAAAGTCTACCCTGAAAAACTTTTTTTACATTGAAATTTTTAATCATTTTTCTTCCTCCTTTTTAGCTTTATGAATACCTATTGCAATATTTAAATCTTTTCCAAGTTTTTTAATATCAGATGCAGTTTTGGCAGTTTGTTCTACAGTAATTGTGATTTCCTTTATTCCCTCTGCTATGCTTCCTATATCCTGTGTTATATGGTCTGTTACTGAAGACATCTCCTCTGTTGCAGATGCTATCTGCTGTATCATTGACTGAAGTTCTTGTGCTTTGCTCAATATCTGCCCAAGTATCTCTGCTGACTTGTTGCTTAGCTCAACTCCACTTGCCACTTTCTTCGTTGCATCTTCCATTGACCCCTCTGCTACATCTACCTCTGTCTGTATCCCTCTTATCATCTCCGCTATCTCATCTGTTGCCTTTGTTGTCCTCTCTGCTAATTTTCTTACTTCATCTGCAACTACTGCAAAGCCTCTTCCTTGCTCTCCTGCCCGAGCTGCTTCTATTGCTGCATTCAATGCAAGTAGATTTGTCTGGTCTGCTATGTCTTTGATCACTGTTACTATCTCTCCTATCTGACGAGAACGGTCTCCTAATACATTGATTACTTCTGAAAGTTTCCCTATTGCTCCTTCAATTACTTTTATCTCTTGTGCTGTGTTCATTGTCATGTCTTTGCCTTCTTTTGCAACACTGGCTGTTGTTACACTTACTTCTGCTATGTTTGATGCATTCTTTGCTATGTCTACTACTGTCTGGCTCATTTCTTCTGCTGCAGAGGCTATCTGGCTTGCTCTTTCTGTCTGGGATTTGAGGTTTCTTGATATTTCTTCTGTTGTTGCTGAAAGTTCTTCAGAAGATGATGCAAGAGAGTCAGATATGAGTTTTGAGTCAGCAAAAAATTTTCTTCGTTTTAAAATAATTTCATGTAAAATTTGGGATGCCTCACCAAGTTCGTCTTTAGTATATACATTAATGTCTACTGTGAAATCTCCTTTATTCAGGGTATTAAGCACTGACTTAAGTTCTTTTGCTGATTTTCTTATAGATTTTGAAATAGATAAGGCTATCGGAAATCCTGTTAATATCCCAAAGAAAGCAATAGAAGTAGTTATAATGGAGATTGTTCGGATTGTTTGAAAAGTGTCAGAATCTTTGAATGACTGAATTTGAATAAGAAGTAATACCATCAAAATTATAATAAATACAAGAGGAAAAATGAACATTCCAAATCCTATGCTAAGTTTTTTACCAATGCTAAGATTTGTGAACATATATTCCCCTCCGTTGTCTATATATGTACAATTTGTATTTTAATTTTATTTTTTAAGCCTCTCTGCAAGAACTTGAAGGGAATGTTTTACTTCAATTGGGAGTCCTTCCTTGTCAACTCCACCTCTAATCTGCATTACACACCCGGGACAGTCTGTGCATACAAGTTTTGTTTCAGTTTTTATGATATTATCAAGCTTTCTTCTAAGTATATTTCCTGAAATCTCTGGGAATTTCAGGGAGTAAGAGCCGCCCATACCACAGCATGTATCTGATTCAAACATCTCAATAAGTTTCATTCCTGAAGATTCAAGACTTTCTCTTGGCTCTTTATAGATACCAAGACTTCTTATAAGATGGCAAGGATCATGATAAGTAAATGCAGTTTCAGGAAGTTTATCAAACTTAATTTTATCTTCCTTTATTAGTTTATTGATTAATTCTGAAGCATCCAATACTTTTTCTGCCAGTCTTTGAGCTGAGTTTATTAAGTCCTCTCCATAGTTTTGTTCTTTTAAATCTTTAACAAACTGTTTTTTAAGAGCTACGGTGCATGTTGGACATGCTGAGACAATATAGTCTGCATCAACACTAAGAAGTGCTTCAATATTTTGCTTAGAGTTATTAGCTGCTACATCCATTACTCCTGAGTATCTTGCAGGTGCGCCACAGCATGTTTGCTCTTCAGGGAAAAGCACTTCTATGTTTGCAGCATTAAGTAGTTTAACAAGAGCTTCACCTATTTCAGGATAAGCAAAATCAATAAGACAGCCTGCAAAAAAGACAGCTTTTTTGTTAGATTTAGGTTGTTTAATTTTTTTAAATCTGTCCCTGAATGGAACATCTGCAATCGCTGGGAGGCTGCGTTCAGTTGTTAATTCTGAAAGGAAGAAGGGCAGATGCCTTATAAAGCCTTGTTTTTCAAAAGGCTTTTGAAGTTTTGAAGCAGCTCTCAAAATTGAATGAAAAAGTTTTCTGTTGTTTACTACAGAGTATATTGCTTTAGTTTTAAAATTAAGT
The Thermodesulfovibrio yellowstonii DSM 11347 DNA segment above includes these coding regions:
- a CDS encoding PPC domain-containing DNA-binding protein, with product MIKNFNVKKVFQGRLFKGEEIISGLNKFLKENSIKAGLVNGIGAVTRVKIGYYDQSEKKYISHDFNEPMEILSLKGNISLKDGEAFPHIHIVLSKKDFSCIGGHLYEAEVFAFEFEIIEFEGNYFERGFDEETGLFLWKS
- a CDS encoding methyl-accepting chemotaxis protein — its product is MFTNLSIGKKLSIGFGMFIFPLVFIIILMVLLLIQIQSFKDSDTFQTIRTISIITTSIAFFGILTGFPIALSISKSIRKSAKELKSVLNTLNKGDFTVDINVYTKDELGEASQILHEIILKRRKFFADSKLISDSLASSSEELSATTEEISRNLKSQTERASQIASAAEEMSQTVVDIAKNASNIAEVSVTTASVAKEGKDMTMNTAQEIKVIEGAIGKLSEVINVLGDRSRQIGEIVTVIKDIADQTNLLALNAAIEAARAGEQGRGFAVVADEVRKLAERTTKATDEIAEMIRGIQTEVDVAEGSMEDATKKVASGVELSNKSAEILGQILSKAQELQSMIQQIASATEEMSSVTDHITQDIGSIAEGIKEITITVEQTAKTASDIKKLGKDLNIAIGIHKAKKEEEK